TAACAACAATATGTATCAAATTGTATCTGTGTATTACCACTACTATCTTATAGTTTCAAAGATTTATAATGCCAGGGCTCATTTGGTTTGGTGCCCTACCAAAtcagttttggcactaccaatgtGGTAGAGTTGGGGTGTAGAAGTTATATTGATTTAGGTAAATATTGGCATCAATCTAAATATTCAGAAGGTACTATTTAAATACTACTATCTTTTTGCAATACCTTTtattccaaaaatatatatgattattctCAAACTAAACATGGAGTTTGTAAAATAGAACATCTCTAACCTCAAAATCCATGCATTTTTAACAAAACTAGTCGCCAACCCATGCATTGCACGTGctatattaatattttaaaaatcttaATCATATTCTAGAATATTggttatttattttcaaaaatatctCATAAAGGCAATTAGTGGATTTCATATTAGCGGATTTGCGTGGAGATAGACTTTAAAAGAATCTTTTTATTCAGACAGAACTCTtacattttatttctatatatataaaatgtataaattatatttttaaacgtagaattatattttttaattgacAGATAGATTAATAAAAACCAAGTAATATAATTTTCCTACtgaaaataatttttgaatttcgataataataataatatatacaaAATCTTACTCCACACCAATGCTCGCTTTTAGCATCCAATGCCTTCACTGCAAGATACTCTAGAAACTCAAAATGTCAATAATTACACAATTGCTATAGAAATCACACCCAAATTTAATTTccattatatattttgtttattaataATTCTAAACATTAAAATATcttgattttaatttttctattatataattttaaactGTAGAATCGATGATCAATGCAAAGTGCTGGAGTATCAAATGTGTTCTTTATGCTTTTCTATAACCTTGTtctagttttttattttctaattcaaTAGATCTCAAAATAGAAAAATCATAGATAATGTGGACTCACAGTTAACAAATACAAAATTGAACTCGCCTTGgagtccaaattttttttatttaataaatcTGAAAATTAGAATTGAAAATATGAGATTGTCCCTCCTCGCAGGGGTCTGAAATTTAgtatttcatttatttattgatGTAAATTTAACAATTACAAAGCTGCGATGTGTCTTGACTGTTCATTTATATATGTCACTCCTAATTTGATGATACCACCTAGATAGATAACTTcggtttaatttgttcagtATTCTTCAATTAATGTGAGGATACAGTGAGCAATTAGCATAGGCATCGACTTGCATGCAAACGCCCACAATCATGATATAGAAATCTAATGtgattacatatatatacgtgGGATAAgagaataaataataatttgatcAACAATTAATGAATTGTATTTGTGCAGATGATATTTGACCGGTGTATTGAAAAACTATAAAATAGTAGATCTGCCCTGGAAAAAATGATCGGAGAGATTAGGAAAACATACAGATGGCCAGGTTGACGATGCATGCCTTTTCTTCCGCCGTTTAAAGGTCCAAACGCACTTCCTATCCTCTATTCACAATGAGATTGATTCTCCCGCcgattcatcataatataattgaGTGGTACTACTTCTCAACTTCCAtcctttttttctgtttgctgGTTGGTGAACATGCATGCGTGACATGCAAACTCAACATGTACAGTAGACCGTGTAGATGCAATTCGAATTGGTGGCTGGAGCGAGCGACTCCCGGCTGCGCTGAAGTTTCCGATCGTGTTAATATAATGGACAACAGCGAGGCAAAAGTCACTCGCGTTCTACTCTTGGCCTTCCGTTACCATATGCTAATATTAATGAAAACTATGGGTCTATTTTAGTTTAAAAGCTTTTACgaaaaatatttctttcttaaatcctaaaaaaaatagcatttaCGAAATTGTATATAGCATGAATAAACACTATCGGCATGATGCCGGTATACATAACACTTGATTGGAGTTTCAATTATAGATGCtcaattatttaataattttaatgtTTCCAATTAATATATATCAAGTTGTACTATTCGGTTTGGAGTCTGAATTATGGATTTTGcaagatttaaaaaatttaaaattctgaGACAAAATACCGAGGTGTATCCAATTTGGAGTCCAGTTGTAGcttttttatgattatattAGTAATTATTAAAGAACATGGAGTTGCACTGGATTTAGAGTTTAGAAATGGTTACACCGTGCTAATTATGCAACTATTGATTCTTAATTGTAGAATTAAAGTTATACTTTTTTAAGTCAAGAGTCGTACACATTTTTATATactaatttgaattcaaaatgtaattattaattaagttttggaaaaattaaaagtaaaaataTCTCAATAAATCTCGGGTTAATATGGTGGGCTTAGAATACTTGCTTGTTCTAAAGTTCATTTAGGTTGCATCAGCCATGAATCAGTCCATCTGTCCATGGTCTAGCTCAGACTACAGAGAGGAAACAATTTgatatataaaatatgtataaatTATATCAGCTATTCTAGATGAATCAACGGGGTtgcactgccgccgccgttgagTAGGACCATAGGAATTATCTTAAACTAATTAGTTTAAAATATGTACAAAACCAAAATATCAGTTCCATCTTTTTATGATATATAAAAATGACCATCTTATTCAATAGTATTTTTGTGTTATTTAAAATACATATCCTATTTCAAAATTATTTAGATAAGAACGACCAtcttattaatattattttgtcaaattatattttaaatacatGTCCGGTTTTTATATGTCTACCCCACAACTAATGAATGATGGATaatattagtttattttcttcAGTGAGGCCGGTATCTATAGCACTACTACGAATCCGTAAATAATATATAGGCTGATGAGGGAAGGAAAGCATTTTGTGATAGGGCGTCTTCTATTcacatttaattaatttataagcaTTTTCTCTAATACAGCAGACTAATTTAGCTCATCTAATGCAACGACCTAATTGAAACTAATGAGCAAATTAAATCAAGCCGTGCAAGCATGCTGGGAATAGCATaacatatataaacataaaGATGTGGAGATAGAAATATTGATCATTTGTATAAAAATCAAAAATATGTAGAAAAGCTCGTTTACCTGTACTGATTAGTACGTACATGTTGTgtatgtatacacatatatgctGGATTGCCCTCTGGATGGGATGAATCATGATGCAGATGCGCCAGCTAGTTACTTGATCGCTGATTGCATCAGAGTTCCCCGCATAATCAAGGATGAAGAGGATACTTTTCTTTACGGACGATTTTCGCATGATAGGGCTCGCGGCTAGGCGTCCATCTAATATTGGATATTGTTGATAAATCTCGATGATGATATTTGCGCGTCAACGAAGAGAATTTAGGGATGCTGCTTGTATTTGAAACTAACTCACGCTTATTTAGGGACGTACGTACAACATATCTCAAACTAACTCTAGTTATTTACAGTACATTAAATCAATTAATGTATCTACGGTCATAAAGACACGATTTATTTAATCGACGGTCAGATCTTTTTATTTAAGGTGAGAGATCGTAGAAAGTGtccaattagtataggtatagatagatagatagattactACTTTCTTTTCCAAATGTTTCCAATCAATTTCTGGCTACTTTCTACTAGGCGGCTAGGAGAAAGCATATACCGATGGAACTACCAAGTACTAAGAGCGAGGCTAATAGTATAGCCCGCTGCTGGCTAATAGCCCATAGCTAAAGCCAACTACTAGTACAATAGATTGTCCATTAGCTGGCTGCATCTCataatcaaataattaattataacataCACATATCAATGTATGTGATCAGGAGTGAACTGTATCCTTGTAGCTATTTGTGTTGTGAGATGAACTTTGTTCATCATTTCACAGATCATACCAACCAAGTTATCTGTTGTATAAAAATTactacatacttcctccgtttcacaatgtaagtcattctaacatttcccatattcatattgattttaatgaatctagacatatatatctatctagattcattaacataaatatgaatgtgggaaatgctagaatgacttacaatgtgaaacggagggagtacaaagcACTAGTGTTTCGTGGGCAAGAAGAGCTCACAATGAAGGAGTATATTTCCTGGCTGGATTTTTGTTGAACGGTGTGGCGTGAGAGTTTTTCACCGGGCAAGTTTTTCGCTAACGCACGGACGACAATTACGCACGGACGATGGAGATGGATTCGCGCacgttgggggggggggggaaggggaTCGCGCGCCACACGGGATCGGGCTGAGGATGTGTGGGCCCCACAAACCGCGTTGTTTAGCGCTAGGGTCGACTGCTCGCGAGCGATACGGCGTGGAGAGAAGCGCTAGCGCCCGGCGACAATTTAGTCGCTTGCTTCATTCTCTCTCATCCTTTCTCTCTCATCCACATAGAaaaatgatgatgtggcactgTTTTGGAGCCCGCTGAATCAgcctattgtacctactctaacGAACATCAGTTTCTTCTtcggaaaagaaaggaaaaataaaaaacacggGTCGGTTTTGCTTATCCGGGTCCCCCTTATCCACATCAGCGTCTCCTCCACCAATCGCCATTTGCCGCGCCTTATCCACCTCACCAAAACCCACCCTTCTTCCCCCatttccacctccacctcccacACCACCTcacgtcatcctcctcctcctcctcccatctatggcggcggcgctcgcgtcccccacctgctgctgctgccgccgcccctcgcTGCGTCCTTCCGCGggtcgccgcggccgtcgccccGTCGCCCGCTGCGCGCTCCCCTCCTCCGAGGTGAGCGAAGCTTCTTGCGATTCTTTCCTTTTAGTTGCGCGAGCGGGATGGCTTGGGTGCCTGCATTGGTGGGAGCCGGATGGATGGGTTTGGGGTGGATTTCTGATGCGCGGCCAATGTGGGTTAATCGGTGTGGTTGGTGGGAATCGAATTAGAATTCTCCTACCTGCGTTGTACTATATACGAGTATTGCGGTAGCTCTGTGGTAGAGGGGGGCTTGTTTACTTTACTACCAGGGGTACAAGTATTCAGATGTTACTGCACACAAGATTAATACCCTAATGGCCTGAGACCAATGTACTGTGGTTCTTGCATGTGTGGAGAATATATAACCTTTAGTATTATATTTTCCTCTATGTAAAGGTCTGCATGTgcgtttttcttaattttgcaAGTATAAAATTGGGTGAAAACAGTATTATAGACATGATGTGTAGTAAAACTGTTAGATGATGCAGAGTTATATAGATGCAAATTTGGAAAGTGAATTGCCGTgtgtccaaactccaaaggaTTGAAGTGCGAAACAATGAATTTTATTAAGTAAGTACGGtatttttctttcataattGCAGCTAAACCTTTTTCGTTTGCGAAAGATTAGATTTAGTTGGCATACTTTCCTATGCTTGTTCTTGGTTGTAGCAAATACGGAACCATCCAGGCATCCAGTAAGATTGGTAATTCTGTTTCCGTAAGCTATTCTTACTGACTGCTGTTGTCTTGCATGTTTCATGTGTGACGTAAGCTTAGGAAGGTAAAAAAATTGTAGATGGTATGCAGCTTGTGCTATTATAcgaatgaaaatattttctccTTTGCATTTATAATCATGTGTAAAAGTTGGCTATGTTCCTTCCGTTCAAATAGTTGCATTTATTTTCTGTTCTGCCCTTGTAAAACAACAATTTCCTTCATTGTCGGTACGGATAAACTTTCATGCTGTGGTACCTCTAGTCAGATGGTTGGTTCTCTTTTACTTTGTTAATTTATTCTAATTTTTTAATTCGATTATTGCAGAAAAGGAATTCATTTAGCTGGAAAGAATGTGCAATTTCTGTAGCATTATCGGCTGGATTAATCACTGGCGCACCAACGTTAGGATGGTCAGCACATGCTTCTCCTCTTGAACCAGTGATCCCAGATGTTTCAGTTTTGATCTCTGGACCTCCCATTAAAGATCCTGGTGCTTTATTGAGATATGCTTTGCCAATAGATAATAAAGCTGTTCGTGAAGTTCAAAAACCACTAGAGGATATTACTGACAGTCTTAAGATTGCTGGTGTTAGAGCCTTGGATTCAGTTGAAAGAGTAAGTCATCCTTTTGAGCTGCTGATTAGAAATGGTCTACATTTTATCTAGAGGACAATGCATTCAATAACTGAAAGCAGCCACCTTTTATTTCAACTCTCTTGAATTTACTTACTCACTTGAACTACTggaaatttataattttttcttcaaattttagAATGTAAGACAAGCATCGAGGGCACTGAGTAATGGGAGGAACCTAATTCTTGGCGGTCTTGCTGAATCCAAAAGAGCAAATGGGGAAGAATTATTGGATAAATTGGCTGTTGGACTTGATGAGCTTCAACGGATTGTTGAGGACAGAAACAGGGATGCAGTAGCTCCAAAGCAGAAAGAACTTCTCCAGTATGTTGGAACGTGAGTGAACATAACTCCTCAAAACAATTATATGTAATTGTTTGTCTTTCCATTGCTAATGTATGGAGTACTAGATGTTCTGACCACCTATATTTAGGAGGCTGATAGATACGACAATCCTATTTTCTGACTTGttttaagagaaaaaacaaaCTAGATGTTTTCCCACCTGCCATTCTGGGGATCAAACCCGGGTGGTGCATTTCAGCCCCACACCTTCACTACTGGGGACATTGACAAATTGTTATGGTTTGCTGAACAAAAGTTCTTGCGAAGTGATAACTCTTTAGTGCTACAGAACTGAATTATGTCAGCCACTAAATATAATAATTGTGATCACTCTTACGGAAGGGCTCTTCTCGTACCTTCACCACTGAGGACATTGACAAAATGTTCTGGTTTGCTGAACAAAAGTTCTTGCAAAGTGATAACTCTTTAGTGCTAGAGAATTGAATTATGTTAGCCACTAAATAAAATAACTGTGAGCACTCTTGTGGAAGGGCTCTTCTCATTTATACCTTGTCATTGACTCTGCAGCTGAGATCTTCCTGGGACATTGCATTTCTGCAGTGTAGAAGAAGATATGGTCGATGGATTCCCCTATGAAGTACCAGAAGAATACAGCAGCATGCCTCTTCTCAAAGGAAGGGCTACCGTGGACATGAAGGTTAAGATTAAGGACAATCCTAATTTAGAGGATTGCGTATTTCGGATTGTTCTGGATGGATACAATGCTCCTGTGACTGCTGGGAACTTCTTAGATCTGGTGGAACGGAAGTTCTATGATGGCATGGAAATTCAAAGATGTAAGTTTGCTTGTGTGATACATTCCATAGATATGGTCCAACATTGTTTATATCAATCACCATTTTTAATTGCATTTTGAAAAACATGTAGTAGATAATCTTGATAGTAACTAGCAAGCTCGTTTTACTGACTAAACCATGGCATTACCCATTTTTTCAATGAAAAAGCCTCTCTAGATCTTCTCTGTTATTTAGGATTGAGGAGTCAGAACCTTAATTATCTAGTGAGCTTTTTTTAACTATTATTGGTTCTTTTGCAGCTGATGGTTTTGTTGTTCAAACTGGCGATCCTGAGGGACCAGCTGAGGGATTTATTGATCCCAGTACTGGTAAAGTTCGTACAATACCTCTTGAGTTAATGGTCGATGGTGACAAAGCGCCTGTATATGGTGAAACACTTGAAGTAAGTAGGCAaagttctttctttctttctttgtttctttctttcttttttgtcaGTTTCAGAATCTACTggaaattttggcaactttataTCTATGAGCTTGTTCTTACAGTACACATGATCATGCATTTCAGGAACTTGGCCGCTACAAGGCTCAAACAAAGCTTCCTTTTAATGCATTTGGAACCATGGCAATGGCTAGAGATGTAAGTATCATGATACTGCTTCAGTGTAATGTATCAAGCATCTGCAGATATGGGCATATTCTTCAACATTTTCTAACATAAAACGTTTGAATATCATGGCAGGAATTTGATGACAATTCTGCTTCTAGCCAAATCTTTTGGTTGCTAAAAGAGAGTGAGCTAACACCAAGCAATGCCAATATACTGGATGGGCGGTACGCGGTATTTGGATATGTGACCGAGAACGAGGACTACTTGGCAGACCTCAAGGTTGGGGATGTCATTGAATCGATTCAAGTTGTCTCAGGCTTAGACAACCTCGCCAACCCAAGTTATAAGATTGTAGGataaaatgtttatttttttcaggaGTTCCTTGATAGGCAATTATTTTACCATATTGAAATCGGTGTAAAGTGCTATAATCTCTAACCCTCATCTCATGACCTTCTATATTTTGTGCTTAGAGTTTTGCAATATGCGGGATTCAATATTACTTGAAAGTAAAGATGTTCAGCATTTGTCTCTTGCCATATGACCTAACACTGTATCAACCGTTTTGTCTGAAAACTAGCATGGCGTTTGTGTGTTTAAGGATCTGCTACTATGAGTTTATGACTTGCAAGAGGGGAAAGTAAACATATGTTGCTTATTTTCACACTGCATTCTGACTTATTTTAGGACTTCTCAGAATGtctcaaactttttcttcaaacttccaacttttccatcacatcaaaactttcctacacatataaacttccaacttttccgtcacatcgtttcaatttcaaccaaactttcaattttaacgtgaactaaacacacccttaataaTTCTGAAGATTTTTTCATTCTATAGCGCTTTTACGAGAGTAGACATGGAGATATAACAGTTTGTAAGGTGTTTTCATACGTGTTGCTCTAAAATAGTGGTGTTTCCTATGCAATAAGTTGGAGTTGACAATATGTAATCCTAATGTTATAGTAAGGCCACTCTTATAgttgcatttatttatttatgtttattttataaagGGAGGGTGcgaacgaaaaataatttgtaaatagaacttttatatacatgttcttagcgatttacaagcaaagactgaaaaataaactgcgataaaaaaaacctcaaaatcaactctaaatttaaggttgaaaattcaaattttgacttataagcataagcaaaacGATGAGATTGTGAATTTGCCAGGAGTATCTACAATGTTTTGGTTCTACTTCAAGATAATACCCACGAGGGTTCAGAAACTTACCGTTTGGTTTATGTAGGTGCAAACCAAAATGATCTAAATATGAACTTGGAACACCTACAAATGCTTTAGAaacttatttattagtaattTTTATGTGCATGTGTACCTATATTCAGGATAAAACCATGCTTGTAAAAAGGCCTACTGGTACCaaaccacctctctctctctctctccaacctTTTCTTTCTTGTAGAGCTGTGAGGCATGAGCCATGAGCGCCGCCATCACCATCCACGCCTCTCGCCG
The Oryza glaberrima chromosome 8, OglaRS2, whole genome shotgun sequence DNA segment above includes these coding regions:
- the LOC127781149 gene encoding peptidyl-prolyl cis-trans isomerase, chloroplastic translates to MAAALASPTCCCCRRPSLRPSAGRRGRRPVARCALPSSEKRNSFSWKECAISVALSAGLITGAPTLGWSAHASPLEPVIPDVSVLISGPPIKDPGALLRYALPIDNKAVREVQKPLEDITDSLKIAGVRALDSVERNVRQASRALSNGRNLILGGLAESKRANGEELLDKLAVGLDELQRIVEDRNRDAVAPKQKELLQYVGTVEEDMVDGFPYEVPEEYSSMPLLKGRATVDMKVKIKDNPNLEDCVFRIVLDGYNAPVTAGNFLDLVERKFYDGMEIQRSDGFVVQTGDPEGPAEGFIDPSTGKVRTIPLELMVDGDKAPVYGETLEELGRYKAQTKLPFNAFGTMAMARDEFDDNSASSQIFWLLKESELTPSNANILDGRYAVFGYVTENEDYLADLKVGDVIESIQVVSGLDNLANPSYKIVG